One segment of Poecile atricapillus isolate bPoeAtr1 chromosome 35, bPoeAtr1.hap1, whole genome shotgun sequence DNA contains the following:
- the TNS2 gene encoding tensin-2 isoform X1: MKPPGAMGTLLRALGRRDGPDTPRPSAPASHTFRERSLHRGGACGGCGTALGPHGLVCRVCKVAAHKRCESKVTSPCQPLPPPELRRNTAPVRRSERVGSSLDSVPQRSTLPRTPRAPSPEVSPFPPLDLTFVTERILSVGVPGSGEGGPGKHLRHLAKLLGARHGPNYTIFNLSGKRRDLTRLNPKVLDFGWPELLAPPLELLCSVCKALEGCLGGHPRNVAVLLCKGSKAPVGVVVGAFLHYSNVWGSPEQELNALSMRRFCEEKLGDVLQPSQRRYTEDFGALLSGRLRLNSSPQFLHHVLLPPLPAYDPPDGCRPFLKIYQSLQLVYTSGVYSAPPSQSLCVTLEPALLLKGDVMVRCYHRRRGGREAVFGVQFHTGTLRGPRLRLRRDELDLAWQDQRFPPDATVEFIFSSGPERVEGWVPPRGPPASPIDYGVQDPAVRRDSYDGHWDSPEELSHTWGPLDGSPYARVQKKGGPSPPGGDSDSPPPPGAPHGRPPPPTAAERRELEQLLGGFGVQGGRKTPGPGEEPPDTPEPLRTPTVYGTPEPLGTSAPYRNPTSYGTPISLGTPITHGTPTFHETPISHKTSPSQGTPTPHSPLTSCGTLTPHSFPTSYGAPKSQGSPTPYDTPKPYGTLVPHVTLTLHGPPASQGSPTSYGTPAPRGSPVSPGTPTLHGVTAPYGTPVSHRTPISRGSPTFHGTSLSQNTLLPNSTPVSQGTLIFQGSPIPYSPPAGTPTSLETPTPYGTPTSHGSPSPYGTPSSHGSPTSQGPHTPHSPPPAQKPPTSYSPPISHRTPVIHETLTPYGTPTSQETSAPHSPPTSYSPPKPHGAPVSPGVPISHITPISEALPAPHGTLISHGPPASCSPPVVHGIPSLHSPTASHGIQISHSPTAPHSLPVPHSPPSPWAPPSPWVPPCPPLCRRASLASPRDSPKRGVQRSLSEGFPPWGGYGRPVAGGYLLLGGLSPLCPCQDCQGWGGVSPLPTRPMYGRHGWEGPPAPPLEPPSCPHCGRPGLGLERGHPPGKGGYDPPAMGELQEPTGRRSPIEGLPWTDAPGALPESPRAPSPGTGTPGSPPPPQPPLPEKRHPPAPGGPRDPSSPQRSPGGAQGHPSAGAGPGGTPPGGTFVQDTTKFWYKPGLSREEAVSLLKAAPPGSFLVRRSSSFPGAFGLALRVGVPPPRATARAGDPQEQLVRHFLIETGPRGVKIRGCPEEPYFGSLPALVLQHSITPISLPCTLRIPHAELQEGAPDPPGPPNVSTAGALLRQGAACSVLFLGSVGTEALTGPQAVAKAVGSLLEGIASAGGSPQPPSSPVHFKVSTQGITLTDRQRKLFFRRHYPVSSITHCGTDPQDRRPPNTFNPPGGRTPTGPQPGFSGLWPSRQEHRGGAMRVMCLRSWTPSSRRGPSSPSSPKSCWERGTETPGTSLGPQKPSGDYRSPPRQGSSGAPSKPSRTLPHLHRGPAGDTTLRDPQNPLRPPKTSGDAQNPQSPPFQGVDGGTHITKPPAIISTITKVLNTPKPP, encoded by the exons ATGAAGCCCCCCGGGGCCATGGGGACGCTGCTGCGCGCGCTCGGTCGCCGCGATGGCCCCGACACG ccgCGGCCGTCTGCACCCGCCTCGCACACGTTCCGAGAGCGGAGCCTGCACCGGGGGGGAGCCTGTGGGGGCTGCGGGACCGCCCTGGGACCCCACGGGCTCGTGTGCAGAG TTTGCAAAGTCGCCGCCCACAAGAGATGTGAGAGCAAG GTGACGTCACCGTGCCAACCTCTGCCCCCGCCTGAGCTG AGGCGGAACACGGCCCCGGTGCGGCGTAGTGAGCGCGTG GGCTCCTCGCTGGACAGCGTCCCTCAGCGGAGCACCCTGCCCAG gacTCCTCGCGCCCCCAGCCCCGAGGTCTCCCCGTTCCCCCCCCTGGACCTGACGTTCGTGACCGAGCGGATCCTGAGcgtgggggtcccggggagcgGCGAGGGGGGTCCCGGGAAGCACCTGCGGCACCTGGCGAAGCTCCTGGGGGCGCGGCACGGCCCCAACTACACG ATCTTCAACCTGTCCGGAAAGCGCCGCGACCTCACGCGCCTGAACCCCAAA GTGCTGGATTTCGGGTGGCCGGAGCTTCTCGCCcctcctctggagctgctctgctccgtCTGTAAAGCGCTCGAAGGGTGTCTGGGGGGGCACCCCCGCAACGTGGCCGTGCTGCTCTGCAAG GGCAGCAAGGCCCCGGTCGGGGTGGTAGTGGGGGCATTTCTGCACTACAGCAACGtctggggcag CCCCGAGCAGGAGCTGAACGCGCTGAGTATGAGGAGGTTCTGTGAGGAGAAATTGGGGGACGTCCTGCAGCCCTCCCAGCGCAG GTACACAGAGGATTTTGGGGCACTGCTCTCGGGGCGACTCCGCCTGAACAGCTCCCCCCAGTTCCTGCACCACGTCCTGCTGCCCCCCCTGCCCGCCTACGACCCCCCTGATG GTTGCCGCCCCTTCCTCAAGATCTACCAATCACTGCAGCTCGTCTACACCTCGGGGGTCTA CAGCGCCCCCCCCTCGCAGTCGCTCTGTGTCACCCTGGAACCGGCGCTGCTGCTCAAGGGGGACGTGATG gtgcGCTGTTACCACCGGCGGCGGGGGGGGCGCGAGGCGGTTTTTGGGGTTCAGTTCCACACGGGGACCCTGCGCGGGCCCCGCCTGAGGCTGCGCCGGGACGAGCTCGACCTGGCCTGGCAAG ACCAGCGCTTCCCTCCTGACGCCACCGTCGAGTTCATCTTCTCCTCAGGCCCCGAGAGGGTCGaag GCTGGGTCCCCCCACGCGGCCCCCCCGCCTCCCCCATCGATTACGGGGTGCAAGACCCCGCGGTTCGGCGTGACTCCTACGATGGGCACTGGGACAGCCCCGAGG AGCTCTCCCACACTTGGGGTCCCCTGGATGGGAGCCCCTACGCCCGTGTGCAGAAGAAGGGGGGACCTTCCCCACCCGGGGGGGACTCTGACTCCCCGCCCCCACCTGGAGCCCCCCATGGccgccccccaccccccacgGCTGCTGAGCGTCGGGAgttggagcagctgctgggggggTTCGGGGTGCAGGGGGGCCGCAAGACCCCCGGCCCAGGGGAGGAGCCCCCTGACACACCTGAACCACTCAGGACCCCCACAGTCTATGGGACCCCCGAACCACTCGGGACCTCAGCACCCTACAGGAATCCCACATCCTACGGGACCCCAATATCCCTTGGAACCCCGATAACCCACGGCACCCCCACATTCCATGAGACCCCAATATCCCATAAGACCTCCCCCTCCCAGGGGACCCCTactccccacagccccctcaCATCCTGCGGGACCCTAACACCCCACAGCTTCCCCACATCCTATGgggccccaaaatcccaggggtCCCCCACACCCTatgacaccccaaaaccctacGGGACCCTGGTGCCCCACGTGACCCTGACACTCCATGGCCCCCCAGCATCCCAGGGGTCCCCAACTTCCTACGGGACCCCAGCACCCCGTGGCTCCCCAGTATCCCCCGGGACTCCAACACTCCATGGGGTCACAGCACCCTATGGGACCCCAGTATCCCACAGGACCCCAATATCCCGGGGATCCCCGACATTCCATGGCACCTCACTGTCCCAGAACACCTTGTTGCCCAACAGCACCCCAGTATCCCAGGGGACCTTGATATTCCAGGGGTCACCGATACCCTACAGCCCCCCAGCTGGGACCCCAACATCCCTGGAGACCCCAACTCCATATGGGACCCCAACATCCCATGGTTCCCCATCACCCTATGGGACCCCATCATCTCATGGATCCCCAACATCCCAGGGCCCTCACACTCCCCATAGCCCCCCACCAGCCCAGAAGCCCCCAACATCCTATAGCCCCCCAATATCCCACAGGACCCCAGTAATCCATGAGACCCTGACACCCTATGGGACCCCTACATCCCAGGAGACCTcagccccccacagccccccaacATCTTacagccccccaaaaccccatggTGCTCCAGTATCCCCTGGGGTCCCAATCTCCCACATCACCCCAATATCCGAGGCACTCCCAGCCCCCCATGGGACCCTGATTTCCCATGGCCCCCCGGcatcctgcagccccccagtAGTTCACGGGATCCCCTCACTTCACAGCCCCACAGCATCCCATGGGATCCAGATATCCCACAGCCCCACCGCACCTCACAGCCTCCCAGTACCCCACAGTCCCCCGAGCCCTtgggccccccccagcccctgggtccccccgtgccccccgcTGTGCCGACGAGCCAGCCTGGCCTCCCCCCGGGACTCCCCAAAACGAGGGGTGCAGCGCTCGCTGTCCGAGGGGTTCCCCCCGTGGGGGGGCTACGGGCGCCCAGTGGCGGGGGGGTACCTGCTTTTGGGGGGGCTCTCgcccctctgcccctgccaggactgccagggctgggggggcgTCTCCCCGCTCCCCACCCGCCCAATGTATGGCAGGCatggctgggagggaccccccGCGCCCCCTCTGGAGCCCCCAAGTTGCCCCCATTGCGGCCGCCCCGGGTTGGGGCTGGAGCGGGGACACCCGCCCGGAAAAGGGGGCTACGATCCTCCCGCCATGGGGGAGCTCCAGGAGCCAACAG GGCGACGCAGCCCCATTGAGGGGCTCCCCTGGACGGACGCCCCCGGCGCCCTCCCCGAGTCTCCCCGGGCCCCCTCCCCCGGCACCGGCACCCCCGGGTCCCCCCCGCCCCCGCAACCGCCCCTGCCCGAGAAGCGACATCCCCCGGccccggggggaccccgggacccctcctcaccccagCGCAGCCCGGGGGGGGCCCAGGGACACCCCTCGGctggggcggggccgggcgggacCCCTCCCGGGGGCACCTTCGTGCAAGACACGACCAAGTTCTGGTACAAAccggggctgtcccgggagGAAG CCGTGTCCCTGCTCAAGGCGGCCCCTCCCGGCTCGTTCCTCGTCCGCCgcagcagcagctttccaggGGCGTTCGGGCTTGCGCTCAGGGTGGGGGTCCCGCCCCCCCGCGCCACCGCCAGAGCGG GGGACCCTCAGGAGCAGCTGGTCCGGCACTTCCTGATCGAGACGGGCCCGCGAGGGGTCAAAATCCGGGGGTGCCCCGAGGAGCCTTACTTTG GGAGCCTCCCGGCGCTGGTGCTGCAGCACTCCATCACGCCCATCTCACTACCCTGCACCCTCCGCATCCCCCACGCAg agctgcaggagggggcCCCGgacccccccggaccccccaaTGTCAGCACGGCCGGAGCCCTCCTGAGGCAGGGGGCAG cctgctctgtgctgttccTGGGCTCGGTGGGAACCGAGGCCCTGACTGGGCCCCAGGCTGTGGCCAAGGCGGTGGGGTCCCTCCTGGAGGGGATCGCGAGTGCGGGGGGGTCTCCCCAGCCCCCCTCCAGCCCCGTGCACTTCAAGGTGTCAACACAGGGGATCACCCTGACGGACCGGCAGCGCAA ACTCTTTTTCCGCCGGCACTACCCTGTGAGCAGCATCACCCACTGCGGCACTGACCCCCAGGACCGCAG ACCTCCCAACACCTTTAACCCCCCAGGTGGACGAACCCCGACGGGACCACAGCCAG GATTTTCGGgtttgtggccaagcaggcaGGAGCACCGGGGGGGGGCAATGCGTGTCATGTGTTTGCGGAGCTGGACCCCGAGCAGCCGGCGGGGGCCATCGTCACCTTCGTCACCAAAGTCCTGCTGGGAACGCGGAACTGAGACCCCAGGGACCTCCCTGGGACCCCAGAAACCATCTGGGGACTACCGAAGTCCCCCGAGGCAGGGGTCCTCAGGGGCACCCTCAAAACCCAGTAGGACTCTGCCCCATCTTCACCGAGGTCCTGCTGGGGACACAACCTTgagggacccccagaaccccctgAGACCTCCAAAAACGTCTGGGGATGCCCAAAACCCCCAGAGTCCCCCATTCCAAGGGGTGGACGGGGGGACACACATAACCAAGCCCCCCGCCATAATCAGCACCATCACCAAGGTCCtgaacacccccaaacccccctga
- the TNS2 gene encoding tensin-2 isoform X7 translates to MRRFCEEKLGDVLQPSQRRLPPLPQDLPITAARLHLGGLVRCYHRRRGGREAVFGVQFHTGTLRGPRLRLRRDELDLAWQDQRFPPDATVEFIFSSGPERVEGWVPPRGPPASPIDYGVQDPAVRRDSYDGHWDSPEELSHTWGPLDGSPYARVQKKGGPSPPGGDSDSPPPPGAPHGRPPPPTAAERRELEQLLGGFGVQGGRKTPGPGEEPPDTPEPLRTPTVYGTPEPLGTSAPYRNPTSYGTPISLGTPITHGTPTFHETPISHKTSPSQGTPTPHSPLTSCGTLTPHSFPTSYGAPKSQGSPTPYDTPKPYGTLVPHVTLTLHGPPASQGSPTSYGTPAPRGSPVSPGTPTLHGVTAPYGTPVSHRTPISRGSPTFHGTSLSQNTLLPNSTPVSQGTLIFQGSPIPYSPPAGTPTSLETPTPYGTPTSHGSPSPYGTPSSHGSPTSQGPHTPHSPPPAQKPPTSYSPPISHRTPVIHETLTPYGTPTSQETSAPHSPPTSYSPPKPHGAPVSPGVPISHITPISEALPAPHGTLISHGPPASCSPPVVHGIPSLHSPTASHGIQISHSPTAPHSLPVPHSPPSPWAPPSPWVPPCPPLCRRASLASPRDSPKRGVQRSLSEGFPPWGGYGRPVAGGYLLLGGLSPLCPCQDCQGWGGVSPLPTRPMYGRHGWEGPPAPPLEPPSCPHCGRPGLGLERGHPPGKGGYDPPAMGELQEPTGRRSPIEGLPWTDAPGALPESPRAPSPGTGTPGSPPPPQPPLPEKRHPPAPGGPRDPSSPQRSPGGAQGHPSAGAGPGGTPPGGTFVQDTTKFWYKPGLSREEAVSLLKAAPPGSFLVRRSSSFPGAFGLALRVGVPPPRATARAGDPQEQLVRHFLIETGPRGVKIRGCPEEPYFGSLPALVLQHSITPISLPCTLRIPHAELQEGAPDPPGPPNVSTAGALLRQGAACSVLFLGSVGTEALTGPQAVAKAVGSLLEGIASAGGSPQPPSSPVHFKVSTQGITLTDRQRKLFFRRHYPVSSITHCGTDPQDRRPPNTFNPPGGRTPTGPQPGFSGLWPSRQEHRGGAMRVMCLRSWTPSSRRGPSSPSSPKSCWERGTETPGTSLGPQKPSGDYRSPPRQGSSGAPSKPSRTLPHLHRGPAGDTTLRDPQNPLRPPKTSGDAQNPQSPPFQGVDGGTHITKPPAIISTITKVLNTPKPP, encoded by the exons ATGAGGAGGTTCTGTGAGGAGAAATTGGGGGACGTCCTGCAGCCCTCCCAGCGCAG GTTGCCGCCCCTTCCTCAAGATCTACCAATCACTGCAGCTCGTCTACACCTCGGGGGTCTA gtgcGCTGTTACCACCGGCGGCGGGGGGGGCGCGAGGCGGTTTTTGGGGTTCAGTTCCACACGGGGACCCTGCGCGGGCCCCGCCTGAGGCTGCGCCGGGACGAGCTCGACCTGGCCTGGCAAG ACCAGCGCTTCCCTCCTGACGCCACCGTCGAGTTCATCTTCTCCTCAGGCCCCGAGAGGGTCGaag GCTGGGTCCCCCCACGCGGCCCCCCCGCCTCCCCCATCGATTACGGGGTGCAAGACCCCGCGGTTCGGCGTGACTCCTACGATGGGCACTGGGACAGCCCCGAGG AGCTCTCCCACACTTGGGGTCCCCTGGATGGGAGCCCCTACGCCCGTGTGCAGAAGAAGGGGGGACCTTCCCCACCCGGGGGGGACTCTGACTCCCCGCCCCCACCTGGAGCCCCCCATGGccgccccccaccccccacgGCTGCTGAGCGTCGGGAgttggagcagctgctgggggggTTCGGGGTGCAGGGGGGCCGCAAGACCCCCGGCCCAGGGGAGGAGCCCCCTGACACACCTGAACCACTCAGGACCCCCACAGTCTATGGGACCCCCGAACCACTCGGGACCTCAGCACCCTACAGGAATCCCACATCCTACGGGACCCCAATATCCCTTGGAACCCCGATAACCCACGGCACCCCCACATTCCATGAGACCCCAATATCCCATAAGACCTCCCCCTCCCAGGGGACCCCTactccccacagccccctcaCATCCTGCGGGACCCTAACACCCCACAGCTTCCCCACATCCTATGgggccccaaaatcccaggggtCCCCCACACCCTatgacaccccaaaaccctacGGGACCCTGGTGCCCCACGTGACCCTGACACTCCATGGCCCCCCAGCATCCCAGGGGTCCCCAACTTCCTACGGGACCCCAGCACCCCGTGGCTCCCCAGTATCCCCCGGGACTCCAACACTCCATGGGGTCACAGCACCCTATGGGACCCCAGTATCCCACAGGACCCCAATATCCCGGGGATCCCCGACATTCCATGGCACCTCACTGTCCCAGAACACCTTGTTGCCCAACAGCACCCCAGTATCCCAGGGGACCTTGATATTCCAGGGGTCACCGATACCCTACAGCCCCCCAGCTGGGACCCCAACATCCCTGGAGACCCCAACTCCATATGGGACCCCAACATCCCATGGTTCCCCATCACCCTATGGGACCCCATCATCTCATGGATCCCCAACATCCCAGGGCCCTCACACTCCCCATAGCCCCCCACCAGCCCAGAAGCCCCCAACATCCTATAGCCCCCCAATATCCCACAGGACCCCAGTAATCCATGAGACCCTGACACCCTATGGGACCCCTACATCCCAGGAGACCTcagccccccacagccccccaacATCTTacagccccccaaaaccccatggTGCTCCAGTATCCCCTGGGGTCCCAATCTCCCACATCACCCCAATATCCGAGGCACTCCCAGCCCCCCATGGGACCCTGATTTCCCATGGCCCCCCGGcatcctgcagccccccagtAGTTCACGGGATCCCCTCACTTCACAGCCCCACAGCATCCCATGGGATCCAGATATCCCACAGCCCCACCGCACCTCACAGCCTCCCAGTACCCCACAGTCCCCCGAGCCCTtgggccccccccagcccctgggtccccccgtgccccccgcTGTGCCGACGAGCCAGCCTGGCCTCCCCCCGGGACTCCCCAAAACGAGGGGTGCAGCGCTCGCTGTCCGAGGGGTTCCCCCCGTGGGGGGGCTACGGGCGCCCAGTGGCGGGGGGGTACCTGCTTTTGGGGGGGCTCTCgcccctctgcccctgccaggactgccagggctgggggggcgTCTCCCCGCTCCCCACCCGCCCAATGTATGGCAGGCatggctgggagggaccccccGCGCCCCCTCTGGAGCCCCCAAGTTGCCCCCATTGCGGCCGCCCCGGGTTGGGGCTGGAGCGGGGACACCCGCCCGGAAAAGGGGGCTACGATCCTCCCGCCATGGGGGAGCTCCAGGAGCCAACAG GGCGACGCAGCCCCATTGAGGGGCTCCCCTGGACGGACGCCCCCGGCGCCCTCCCCGAGTCTCCCCGGGCCCCCTCCCCCGGCACCGGCACCCCCGGGTCCCCCCCGCCCCCGCAACCGCCCCTGCCCGAGAAGCGACATCCCCCGGccccggggggaccccgggacccctcctcaccccagCGCAGCCCGGGGGGGGCCCAGGGACACCCCTCGGctggggcggggccgggcgggacCCCTCCCGGGGGCACCTTCGTGCAAGACACGACCAAGTTCTGGTACAAAccggggctgtcccgggagGAAG CCGTGTCCCTGCTCAAGGCGGCCCCTCCCGGCTCGTTCCTCGTCCGCCgcagcagcagctttccaggGGCGTTCGGGCTTGCGCTCAGGGTGGGGGTCCCGCCCCCCCGCGCCACCGCCAGAGCGG GGGACCCTCAGGAGCAGCTGGTCCGGCACTTCCTGATCGAGACGGGCCCGCGAGGGGTCAAAATCCGGGGGTGCCCCGAGGAGCCTTACTTTG GGAGCCTCCCGGCGCTGGTGCTGCAGCACTCCATCACGCCCATCTCACTACCCTGCACCCTCCGCATCCCCCACGCAg agctgcaggagggggcCCCGgacccccccggaccccccaaTGTCAGCACGGCCGGAGCCCTCCTGAGGCAGGGGGCAG cctgctctgtgctgttccTGGGCTCGGTGGGAACCGAGGCCCTGACTGGGCCCCAGGCTGTGGCCAAGGCGGTGGGGTCCCTCCTGGAGGGGATCGCGAGTGCGGGGGGGTCTCCCCAGCCCCCCTCCAGCCCCGTGCACTTCAAGGTGTCAACACAGGGGATCACCCTGACGGACCGGCAGCGCAA ACTCTTTTTCCGCCGGCACTACCCTGTGAGCAGCATCACCCACTGCGGCACTGACCCCCAGGACCGCAG ACCTCCCAACACCTTTAACCCCCCAGGTGGACGAACCCCGACGGGACCACAGCCAG GATTTTCGGgtttgtggccaagcaggcaGGAGCACCGGGGGGGGGCAATGCGTGTCATGTGTTTGCGGAGCTGGACCCCGAGCAGCCGGCGGGGGCCATCGTCACCTTCGTCACCAAAGTCCTGCTGGGAACGCGGAACTGAGACCCCAGGGACCTCCCTGGGACCCCAGAAACCATCTGGGGACTACCGAAGTCCCCCGAGGCAGGGGTCCTCAGGGGCACCCTCAAAACCCAGTAGGACTCTGCCCCATCTTCACCGAGGTCCTGCTGGGGACACAACCTTgagggacccccagaaccccctgAGACCTCCAAAAACGTCTGGGGATGCCCAAAACCCCCAGAGTCCCCCATTCCAAGGGGTGGACGGGGGGACACACATAACCAAGCCCCCCGCCATAATCAGCACCATCACCAAGGTCCtgaacacccccaaacccccctga